One Williamsia phyllosphaerae genomic window, CGGTCACCGGGATGGGCGTCCTCGACTCGGCGTTGCTGCGCGGGCGGGTGTCTCTCGAGCAGCTGCTCGCCGCCCACGCTCGGTATCCGGGTCGTCGTGGTTCGAAGGTCACCGGTGACATGCTGCGCCGAGCACACTCGGGAGCGCGTTCAGAGGCGGAGCGACTCCTCGTAGGGTTGCTGCGACGCGCCGCGATCGGCGGGTGGGTCGCAAACCGGGAGGTCTGCGGCTTCCCCGTCGACATCGTCTTCGACACGGACAGGGTGCTGGTGGAGATCGACGGAATGGCATTCCACTCGGACGCGCTTGCGTTCCAACACGATCGGACTCGACAGAACATCCTCGTCGCCAACGGCTGGACCATCCTGCGATTCACGTGGGCCGATCTCACCCAGCGTCCGCAGTACGTGGTGTCGCAGATCCGCTCCGCGCTCGCCCGCAATCGGTAGCAGTTCGTGTCGCCTACCGACACAAACTGCTACCGATCAATGCGCCAGCCT contains:
- a CDS encoding type IV toxin-antitoxin system AbiEi family antitoxin domain-containing protein, with product MILRELLASHDGVITLGQAESVGLNRSAVQRRVAAGEWRRVGRGVYFVADREVSTRARLRAACWSVGSHAALSGTSAAWWHRLVDEPPTVVTVTARRGRHGGAVTAVTVVHRDLDVVDVVERSDLLMTGVPLTVLDTAAVTGMGVLDSALLRGRVSLEQLLAAHARYPGRRGSKVTGDMLRRAHSGARSEAERLLVGLLRRAAIGGWVANREVCGFPVDIVFDTDRVLVEIDGMAFHSDALAFQHDRTRQNILVANGWTILRFTWADLTQRPQYVVSQIRSALARNR